Genomic window (Sediminispirochaeta smaragdinae DSM 11293):
TCCAGATTTTCCTTCTCATACCACTTAATCTTTTTCTTGGCGAGTCCCATGTTCACCGTGCTGGCGGGAGTGTATTTGCCGGTAAGCACGCCACGCTCCAGAGGAGAGTAGGCTTGGAAGGTAACCCCGTGCTCTTCACAAAAGCCGAAAAACGTTTCTTCAACCACGCGATCCAGTATACTGTATTTTTCTTGGATTAAGTCGAGCTGGCCATTATTGACGTATTCTATAAACTGTTCACTGTTCAGGTTTGAAGCGCCTATAGCGCGGATTTTTCCCTGCTGTTTCAGTTCCATGAGGTACCCCATTGTATCGCTGATGGGAATAGGATACTCCTCTATGGCTTGCCAGTGAACAATGTAGATATCAATATAATCAGTCTGTAGGCGTTTAAGGCTCAAGTCGATCTCTTCCGACAGGCGTTTGGGGCTGGCATTGCGGACGATCTTAACTCCATCCCGCTCCATCAGAAAGCCTCCCTCGTCGATATCCCAACGTATTCCGCATTTTGTGGCGAGCACGTACTGGTCCCTGTGTCCTGCAAGCGCTTTCCCGACAACTTCTTCACTGTGGCCGAGGCCATAGGCTGGCGCTGTATCGATCAGAGAGATACCTAGTTCCCGAGCCCGGTGAATTGTTTTTATGGACTCATTATCGTCACTAGGGCCCCAGCTGCTGTCGCCACCGATGGCCCATGTCCCGAGGCCAAGAGCAGATGCTTTGATTCCTGATTTTCCAATTTTCATTTGCTTCATTCTGTTTCCCTCTTACAACAATGCTTTATTTATTATCATTTTAAACCGTACCGGAAATCCCGGAGACTGTTTTCGTTGAGTCCGACCACTCTGGTCGAATCTCTTACACTTTCATAATACATCATCTCAAACTCTTTTTGGGGAATATTCCTATTGGTTCAAGAATTCTGCCTTGAATTCCCATTAAGCAGATCCAATGGCCGTTTGCTTCAGCATCAGGAATTGTTGTTTTAACGCCTTACCGCGAATCGCACCTTTCACACCTAAATTCGTACACTGCTTTCTCATTTTTTTCGATAAAAATCTGGACATTCCATATGGGAAATAGGAACCCGCTCCCCCGTGTCACGGGCCTGCGATAGGGCTTCGGTTACAACTGCAGTGATATAACCATCCCAGGTCGACGGCCCTCCGACCCGGCCCTGCTTTACCGCAGAAACCCACTCTTGAAATTCAACTTCGTAGGCCTCTTTGAAACGTGCCTTCCAGTCGGAAGAAATGGCGCTCGCTTTTTTCCCGTTGTTTTTTACCAGAACTTCAGGAGGAGAAGGGAGAGAAACAATTCCGTCTTCACATACAACCTCACAATTAATATCATATCCATATTGACAATTAATAAAAATTTCGACAGTTATCAAGATTCCGCTCTCGGTACGAAGAATAAGAAATTGCGGATCATGGAGATCACTTCCGCTATGCCTGCTGTTTTTTGCCATAAGCACTTCGCATGATACATATTCCTCCCCAAGCAACCAGCGGCAAATATCAATTTCATGCGAGGCACTGCTTTGGATTGCCATGGGAGTAGTGAAACCGGGGATAGCGGCATTGCGATGTGAGCAGTGGAGGACCAATGGCGATCCATAGCTTCCCGACTGCAAAAGAGTCCGTACGGCCCGATACCCCGGATCATATCTCCGCATAAATCCGACCTGAACGAGCTGTTTTCCTCCTGCAATCTCCGCATCGAGGATATGTCGGCCATCGGTCGATTTTGGGGTCAGAGGCTTTTCGCAGAACACAAATTTTTTCGCTTCGATGGCCTTAAGCACGTAGCGCGCATGGGTCTCATCCGAAGAGGACACGACAACGGCATCTACTTCACTCGATTCGATGAGCTGCTCCCCACTGGAAAAAACGTTTACGCCAAAACTTTCGCCCAAGGATCTGGAAACTTTTTCATTAATCTCAAAAATTCCGGTTACCGTCGCGCCCTGGACCTTTTCGTTAATACGCTTCACATGATCCTGACCAATTGCCCCACAGCCAATAATTCCGATACGTAAATCACTCATCTTAGAAAACTCCTTCACACGCTTTCAGAATTGCCGTCACCGCATTCTTTGTCCCATTTTGAGGATATAATTCAAAACCAATTACACCGCTATAGCCGATCTTAGCCAAATGCTTGAAGACATTATGATAGTTGATGGCTCCTGTTCCGGGCTCGCCTCTTCCCGGAGCATCGGCAACATGAATGTAACCCACCGCATCAATATATTTTGAAAGGGTTTCGCAGATTTTTCCCTCGTTCAGGTACATGTGGTACGCATCGTAAAGAATCTTCATATGAGAAGATCCGGTGGCTTTGACCAATTCAACTGCCGTCTGTGTTTTTGTCAAAAAGTTCCCAATGTGATCAACAACAACATTGAGAGCCTCAAGCACAAAGGTAACCCCCGCCTTCTCAGCAAGAAGCGACATTACTTTCAAATTATCAAACATCGTCAATAACTTTACCGTATCAGAATACTCTTCAAAGAAATCAGCAGCCCATTGAGGATCGTCCGCCAATTCATTCGAATGGATCACCAGTCTTGGAGATCCAAGAAAGTTTGCTGCATCAATTGATTTTTTGATATAGTCAATATATTCCTTCTTTTTCATGGGATCACACATCGAAAAGGGACCATCACCACTCATTGTTGAAAGTGACAAATCAC
Coding sequences:
- a CDS encoding Gfo/Idh/MocA family protein: MSDLRIGIIGCGAIGQDHVKRINEKVQGATVTGIFEINEKVSRSLGESFGVNVFSSGEQLIESSEVDAVVVSSSDETHARYVLKAIEAKKFVFCEKPLTPKSTDGRHILDAEIAGGKQLVQVGFMRRYDPGYRAVRTLLQSGSYGSPLVLHCSHRNAAIPGFTTPMAIQSSASHEIDICRWLLGEEYVSCEVLMAKNSRHSGSDLHDPQFLILRTESGILITVEIFINCQYGYDINCEVVCEDGIVSLPSPPEVLVKNNGKKASAISSDWKARFKEAYEVEFQEWVSAVKQGRVGGPSTWDGYITAVVTEALSQARDTGERVPISHMECPDFYRKK
- a CDS encoding aldo/keto reductase, whose protein sequence is MKQMKIGKSGIKASALGLGTWAIGGDSSWGPSDDNESIKTIHRARELGISLIDTAPAYGLGHSEEVVGKALAGHRDQYVLATKCGIRWDIDEGGFLMERDGVKIVRNASPKRLSEEIDLSLKRLQTDYIDIYIVHWQAIEEYPIPISDTMGYLMELKQQGKIRAIGASNLNSEQFIEYVNNGQLDLIQEKYSILDRVVEETFFGFCEEHGVTFQAYSPLERGVLTGKYTPASTVNMGLAKKKIKWYEKENLEKVVELKKKWQPLFEKYGCSMTELVLAWTLSQGTGNNVNVLCGARKISQIEENVGGGNISIDSEDLASMRRDVEAIL
- a CDS encoding TIM barrel protein encodes the protein MEKSANIEVLYTELPWEKRFLAAKRDGFDYIEFWGWEDKDLPRVKALLQESDLSLSTMSGDGPFSMCDPMKKKEYIDYIKKSIDAANFLGSPRLVIHSNELADDPQWAADFFEEYSDTVKLLTMFDNLKVMSLLAEKAGVTFVLEALNVVVDHIGNFLTKTQTAVELVKATGSSHMKILYDAYHMYLNEGKICETLSKYIDAVGYIHVADAPGRGEPGTGAINYHNVFKHLAKIGYSGVIGFELYPQNGTKNAVTAILKACEGVF